Proteins from a single region of Pseudopedobacter saltans DSM 12145:
- a CDS encoding DUF2490 domain-containing protein — protein MPFKICVLLIVLFCSLKVYSNQNSEFCGWGAVFHSQRLNEKLGLHLDVQARSADEFDYLKNILVRPGVTYFINKEMNVTLGYAWVNSKFKSDLLDVNLTEQRIWEQLIYLQKIGDVGLNHRLRFEQRFIEQVQGNVFSQRLRYFVRTLLPFSNQTPFTEGIFLGLQNELFFNVQNKVNGSFFDQNRAYVSLGYRFKPSFDLEMGYMNQRIKQRTEGLTNNILQLAAYTRF, from the coding sequence ATGCCGTTTAAAATTTGTGTCTTATTGATTGTATTATTTTGTTCTCTAAAAGTTTATTCAAATCAAAATTCTGAGTTTTGTGGTTGGGGAGCAGTTTTTCATAGCCAGCGACTAAATGAGAAGCTGGGGTTACATTTAGATGTTCAAGCAAGAAGTGCAGATGAATTTGACTATCTGAAAAATATTCTGGTGAGGCCCGGTGTTACCTATTTTATTAACAAGGAAATGAATGTGACGCTTGGATATGCCTGGGTTAACAGTAAATTTAAGTCAGATCTTTTGGACGTTAACCTGACTGAGCAAAGAATTTGGGAGCAATTGATTTATCTGCAAAAAATAGGGGATGTAGGTTTGAACCATAGACTCCGGTTTGAACAGCGTTTTATTGAACAGGTTCAGGGTAATGTGTTTTCTCAGCGTTTACGTTATTTTGTAAGGACTTTATTGCCTTTTTCTAATCAGACGCCATTTACAGAAGGAATCTTTTTAGGGCTTCAGAACGAGCTTTTTTTTAATGTACAAAATAAAGTTAATGGGAGTTTTTTTGATCAAAACAGAGCCTATGTTTCTTTAGGTTATAGATTCAAACCTTCTTTTGATCTAGAAATGGGTTATATGAATCAGCGAATTAAACAAAGAACCGAAGGCCTGACTAATAATATTTTACAATTAGCAGCATATACCAGATTTTAA